A genome region from Flavobacterium sp. includes the following:
- a CDS encoding DUF1810 domain-containing protein has product MAYNNNGLLRFLDAQNKLYLTALEEVKKGKKESPWMWFIFPQIKGMGSSDTSKFYEIKNADEAIAFLEHPILGKHLIEITKELIKKEELEAADIFGMTDVEKLQSCMTLFASIQNTQPVFQEVLHKYFDGSSDFHTLQLLYSNL; this is encoded by the coding sequence ATGGCTTACAATAATAATGGATTACTTCGTTTTTTAGATGCACAAAACAAATTGTATCTAACTGCTCTTGAAGAGGTTAAAAAAGGTAAAAAAGAATCTCCGTGGATGTGGTTTATTTTTCCGCAGATAAAAGGAATGGGTTCGAGTGATACATCAAAATTCTACGAAATTAAAAATGCCGATGAAGCAATTGCTTTTTTAGAGCATCCCATTTTAGGAAAACATCTTATAGAAATTACGAAAGAACTGATTAAAAAGGAAGAATTAGAAGCAGCCGATATATTTGGAATGACCGATGTCGAAAAATTACAGTCCTGTATGACTTTATTTGCCAGCATTCAAAATACGCAGCCGGTTTTTCAGGAAGTCTTACATAAATATTTTGACGGATCGTCTGATTTTCATACGCTTCAATTGTTATACAGCAATTTATAA
- a CDS encoding sulfatase, with product MNKNLILLLMILPFISSKIISQNKKENSKPNIVIINMDDMGYGDTEPFGMTGIPTPNFNKVAQEGMRLTNFNAGQAICTASRAALLTGCYPNRIGMSGVLLPGAKHALNPKEATIASLLKKSGYKTANYGKWHLGNEMPYWPTNYGFDEFFGIPYSHDVWPIDYDGYSLVTDPKDMRSGFPPLPLISNTTVIDTIRNIKEASKLTTMFTEKAVSFIKKNKKEPFFLYLTHPLPHAPLAVSDKFKGKSELGLFGDVIMEIDWSIGEILKTLKNEGLEKNTVLIVTSDNGPWLVFGDNAGSSGGFREGKSTSWEGGTRVPFLIRWPGKINGGMVNGSLMTNMDLLPTIAAITGATLPENKIDGLNFLPLLEGETNKGPRDTFYYYFGVGSNNLEAIRYKHWKLVFPHKGTTYNKNLPGKDGYRGKGAAAEIPMALYDLAHDPGEIRDVQELYPEIVQEIQKIAETAREDLGDDLTNRVGKNMRKPAIVN from the coding sequence ATGAACAAAAATCTAATCTTACTTTTGATGATACTCCCTTTCATCAGCAGTAAAATAATTTCCCAAAACAAAAAAGAAAATTCAAAACCCAATATCGTTATCATTAATATGGATGACATGGGTTACGGAGATACAGAACCTTTTGGAATGACCGGAATTCCGACTCCAAACTTCAATAAGGTAGCACAGGAAGGCATGAGATTAACCAACTTTAATGCCGGACAAGCTATATGCACAGCATCAAGAGCAGCTTTATTAACAGGCTGTTACCCAAACCGAATCGGAATGTCGGGTGTATTGCTTCCGGGCGCTAAACATGCTCTCAATCCCAAAGAAGCAACAATTGCCTCTCTTTTAAAAAAATCAGGATATAAAACTGCTAATTACGGCAAGTGGCATTTAGGAAATGAAATGCCGTACTGGCCTACTAATTATGGCTTTGATGAGTTTTTCGGAATTCCCTATTCGCATGATGTCTGGCCGATTGATTATGATGGATATTCTCTCGTAACCGATCCAAAAGACATGCGTTCGGGCTTCCCTCCGCTTCCATTAATCAGCAATACAACCGTAATTGATACGATCCGAAACATTAAAGAAGCTTCAAAACTCACCACAATGTTTACTGAAAAAGCAGTTTCTTTTATCAAAAAAAATAAAAAAGAACCGTTCTTTTTATACCTGACTCATCCTCTTCCGCATGCACCTTTGGCTGTTTCGGATAAATTTAAAGGCAAAAGTGAATTAGGTTTGTTTGGAGATGTTATTATGGAAATTGACTGGTCGATAGGTGAAATATTAAAAACACTCAAAAATGAAGGTTTGGAGAAAAATACGGTTTTAATTGTTACAAGCGACAATGGTCCGTGGCTCGTTTTTGGCGATAATGCAGGATCTTCAGGAGGTTTTAGAGAAGGCAAATCGACTAGTTGGGAGGGCGGCACCAGAGTTCCGTTTTTAATTCGCTGGCCAGGGAAAATTAACGGCGGTATGGTAAATGGATCTTTAATGACCAATATGGATCTTCTGCCTACTATTGCAGCCATAACGGGAGCTACTCTGCCGGAAAATAAAATCGACGGACTGAATTTTCTGCCTTTGCTGGAAGGTGAAACCAATAAAGGTCCGAGAGATACTTTTTATTATTATTTTGGCGTAGGAAGCAACAATCTTGAAGCGATTCGATACAAACACTGGAAACTGGTTTTTCCACATAAAGGCACAACTTACAATAAAAACCTGCCCGGAAAAGACGGTTATCGCGGAAAAGGTGCTGCAGCAGAAATTCCGATGGCGTTATACGATCTCGCACACGATCCGGGAGAAATTCGCGATGTACAGGAATTATATCCTGAAATTGTTCAGGAAATTCAAAAAATTGCCGAAACTGCACGTGAAGATCTTGGCGATGATTTGACCAACAGAGTTGGAAAAAATATGCGAAAACCTGCGATTGTGAATTGA
- a CDS encoding DUF3526 domain-containing protein, whose protein sequence is MLVLLFKNFIRSKGTKIGLLFLVFIGLISLLIGRQFQQKQQQNIVEATVYQKEHIARNAAFHKDEIGLLLYYVKFSLVNTTLPINSLAIGQRDVNPSIQSVTIRGLEAQKYDSELNNPSNLLSGNIDFSFVLLYLFPLLIIAFSYNIISEEKESGTWKIVASQSTNTFFYILKLFYVRILSLTTLLTLLLFVAVLFLQIPLDKSFFVFYILSVLYILFWFAVCFFIVSLQKNSNFNAVILLTIWLFLIVILPAGINTYIINKYKVPEALELTLTQRNAYHEKWDMDKQKTLDKFYKHYPQFKKYALPDKEFSWLWYYAMQQMGDDESALQSKELEAKLQQRNHASEWIGLFIPTLHTQIQLNEIAKSDLQNQLLFLKETSKFHEKLRLHFYPKIFDNAPVNNQKWESFKVETFKDNSETSFIKTLLPLLVFNLLLIAFGWRNFNRKTFFLTATR, encoded by the coding sequence ATGTTAGTACTCTTATTTAAAAATTTCATACGCTCAAAAGGTACCAAAATTGGCTTACTTTTTTTAGTATTTATTGGGTTAATAAGCCTTTTAATCGGTCGTCAGTTTCAGCAAAAACAACAGCAGAATATTGTCGAAGCGACCGTTTATCAAAAAGAACATATAGCGAGAAATGCTGCTTTTCATAAAGACGAAATTGGGCTTCTTCTCTATTATGTCAAGTTTTCATTGGTAAATACTACTTTGCCAATTAATAGTTTAGCGATTGGACAGCGCGATGTAAATCCGTCGATTCAAAGTGTTACAATCCGTGGTCTGGAGGCTCAGAAATACGATTCGGAACTTAATAATCCGAGTAATCTTTTATCCGGAAATATCGATTTTAGTTTTGTGCTTTTGTATTTGTTTCCGCTTTTGATTATTGCTTTTTCGTATAATATTATTTCCGAAGAAAAAGAATCCGGAACCTGGAAAATCGTAGCCTCTCAAAGTACCAATACTTTTTTCTACATTCTAAAACTGTTTTATGTTAGAATTTTAAGTTTAACAACGCTTTTAACTTTACTTCTTTTTGTAGCTGTTTTGTTTTTGCAGATTCCGCTCGACAAATCGTTTTTCGTGTTTTATATACTTTCTGTTTTGTATATTTTATTTTGGTTTGCGGTTTGCTTTTTTATTGTTTCATTACAGAAAAATTCCAACTTCAATGCTGTTATTTTATTGACAATCTGGCTGTTTTTGATTGTTATTCTTCCAGCCGGTATCAATACGTATATTATCAATAAATATAAAGTTCCCGAGGCTTTAGAATTAACGCTTACACAGCGAAATGCGTATCATGAAAAATGGGATATGGATAAACAAAAAACGCTGGACAAATTCTATAAACACTACCCTCAGTTTAAAAAGTATGCTCTCCCAGATAAAGAATTCAGCTGGCTTTGGTATTATGCCATGCAGCAAATGGGCGACGATGAATCGGCTTTGCAGTCTAAAGAATTAGAAGCAAAACTCCAGCAGCGAAACCACGCCAGCGAATGGATTGGACTATTTATTCCAACGCTTCACACGCAGATTCAGCTAAACGAAATTGCAAAATCTGATTTGCAAAACCAGCTTTTGTTTTTAAAAGAAACATCGAAATTTCATGAAAAACTTCGTCTGCATTTTTATCCAAAGATATTTGACAATGCACCCGTAAACAATCAAAAATGGGAAAGTTTTAAAGTCGAAACTTTTAAGGATAATTCCGAAACGAGTTTCATAAAAACTCTTTTGCCATTGCTGGTTTTTAATTTGCTGTTGATTGCTTTTGGATGGCGAAATTTTAATCGCAAAACGTTTTTTTTAACCGCAACACGCTAA
- a CDS encoding ATP-binding cassette domain-containing protein, with amino-acid sequence MLTAKNLTKKYGDYTALNALNLTIKEGEIFALLGQNGAGKTTTINLFLGFIEPTSGELEINNISVTENNPETKKQVAYIPETVMLYPNLSGIENLKFFSSLAGFKYSAGELTYFLNKAGLQSKVHHQDLGGYSKGMRQKVGIAIAIAKKAKVLLLDEPTSGLDPKASNEFSQILKELSADGTAILMATHDIFRAREVASHIGIMKQGNLVTVIEADKISANELENLYLQTV; translated from the coding sequence ATGCTTACAGCAAAAAACCTAACCAAAAAATACGGTGATTATACAGCTTTAAATGCCTTAAACTTAACTATAAAAGAAGGTGAAATCTTTGCTCTTTTAGGACAAAACGGCGCCGGAAAAACCACAACCATTAATTTGTTTTTAGGCTTTATAGAGCCTACATCGGGAGAATTGGAAATTAATAACATCTCAGTTACCGAAAATAATCCGGAAACTAAAAAACAGGTTGCCTATATCCCTGAAACGGTAATGTTATATCCAAATCTTTCCGGAATTGAAAACCTGAAATTCTTTTCATCATTGGCCGGATTCAAATATTCTGCCGGAGAATTAACTTATTTTTTAAACAAAGCAGGATTGCAGTCAAAAGTTCACCATCAGGATTTAGGCGGATATTCTAAAGGAATGCGTCAAAAAGTAGGAATCGCCATTGCTATTGCCAAAAAAGCAAAAGTGCTTTTATTAGACGAGCCTACAAGCGGTTTAGACCCAAAAGCGTCTAACGAATTCTCGCAGATTTTAAAAGAACTTTCTGCTGACGGAACGGCAATTTTAATGGCCACTCACGATATTTTCAGAGCCAGAGAAGTCGCTTCGCACATAGGAATCATGAAACAGGGAAATTTAGTTACGGTAATCGAAGCTGATAAAATATCGGCTAATGAACTAGAAAACCTTTATTTACAAACCGTTTAA
- a CDS encoding DUF3526 domain-containing protein: MKLLHKEILIARHFKNSVFKNPAIYIITLFIGTLLLFAAFSGWDNYKSQNETSEKYQHESREDWLKNPDKNPHRMAHYGNFAFRKSTSLSVFEFGMEPFFGNAIFLEAHKQNTANFSEAGFSNSMLRFGEISIAMILQVLLPLLIFFVGFNSVAYERENGTLKILLSQGINWKQLLFGKVLGIASVVMLLFVPTIIVLILIWLLLQNFSISADETIKMLLFAGFHFIYLMFFCVVAVLVSAASKTSKKALVSLIGIWLIFTIILPRTTQAIGAYLYEAPSKIKFNSDIEKDILKQGDSHNPNDVHFKAIKDSLLRVYKVDSVQKLPFNYSGFIMTEGEKISSDIYNKHLENLLKIYARQNSFSKAVSILNPYIAMKNLSMGLSNTDYDSYIDFQKQAEEYRYLMAQKMNGLQIKYISNKKPGPNDKPLTVSKEHWADIEEFHYEPKGIADVLKSEIVSVISIFLWVILLFVLMRIAAKNLKAI; the protein is encoded by the coding sequence ATGAAATTATTACATAAAGAAATCCTTATAGCCAGACATTTTAAAAATTCTGTTTTTAAAAATCCGGCGATTTATATTATTACGCTTTTTATTGGTACACTGCTTTTATTTGCTGCTTTTTCGGGTTGGGACAATTACAAAAGCCAAAACGAAACCAGCGAAAAATACCAGCATGAGTCCCGCGAAGACTGGTTGAAAAACCCAGATAAAAATCCGCATAGAATGGCACATTACGGCAATTTTGCTTTTAGGAAAAGTACTTCATTAAGTGTTTTTGAATTTGGAATGGAGCCGTTTTTCGGAAATGCCATTTTTCTTGAAGCGCACAAACAAAATACAGCTAATTTCTCTGAAGCCGGATTCTCAAACAGTATGCTTCGTTTTGGCGAAATCAGCATTGCTATGATTTTACAGGTTTTACTTCCTTTATTAATCTTTTTTGTCGGCTTCAATTCTGTGGCGTATGAAAGAGAAAACGGAACCTTAAAAATTCTTTTGAGTCAGGGAATCAACTGGAAACAGCTTTTGTTTGGCAAAGTTTTAGGTATTGCCAGCGTCGTTATGCTGCTTTTTGTTCCCACTATTATCGTTTTGATTTTAATTTGGTTACTGCTGCAAAATTTTTCAATTTCGGCAGATGAAACCATCAAAATGCTGTTGTTTGCTGGGTTTCATTTTATTTATCTGATGTTTTTCTGCGTTGTGGCTGTTTTGGTTTCAGCAGCCAGTAAAACTTCAAAAAAAGCATTGGTTTCCTTAATTGGAATCTGGTTGATTTTTACCATAATTCTGCCCAGAACTACTCAGGCAATTGGAGCTTATTTGTATGAAGCACCATCAAAAATTAAGTTTAACAGCGATATCGAAAAAGATATTCTAAAACAAGGTGATAGTCATAACCCAAATGATGTTCATTTTAAAGCCATAAAAGATTCTTTGTTACGAGTTTACAAAGTCGATTCGGTACAAAAACTGCCTTTTAATTATTCGGGATTTATCATGACCGAAGGCGAGAAAATCAGTTCTGATATTTATAATAAACATTTAGAAAATCTTCTGAAAATTTATGCCAGACAAAATAGTTTTTCCAAGGCTGTTTCGATCCTGAATCCGTACATCGCCATGAAGAATCTATCGATGGGATTATCGAATACAGATTATGATTCATACATCGATTTTCAAAAGCAAGCTGAAGAATACCGTTATCTAATGGCGCAGAAAATGAATGGTTTACAGATAAAATACATCAGCAATAAAAAACCAGGACCAAACGATAAACCTTTAACTGTCAGCAAAGAACACTGGGCAGATATCGAAGAATTTCATTATGAGCCTAAAGGAATCGCTGACGTTTTAAAAAGCGAAATTGTTTCTGTTATTTCTATTTTTTTATGGGTAATTCTGTTGTTTGTTTTAATGAGAATTGCTGCTAAAAACCTAAAAGCCATCTAA
- a CDS encoding dihydrodipicolinate reductase C-terminal domain-containing protein: MKIGLIGFGKTGKSVASILLENKKFSLEWVLRQSKVLEHRSVPEFFGIESEEPGLIYSSSNTTVKELLEKHPVDAIIDFSSNEGIYTYGEFAAQKNVKIISAISHYEENELKLLEKLSSKTTVFWSPNITLGVNYLLFAAKFLKKIAPWVDIEVNEEHFKKKQGTSGTAVKIAEALDIEKENINSVRAGGIVGKHEVIFGFPYQTVRLIHESISREAFGNGVVFVAENLKDKKKGLYNFEDILSPYFAL; encoded by the coding sequence ATGAAAATAGGATTAATCGGATTCGGAAAGACTGGAAAATCAGTCGCATCTATACTGCTGGAAAATAAAAAATTCTCGCTTGAGTGGGTTTTAAGACAAAGTAAAGTTTTAGAACACAGATCAGTTCCTGAATTTTTTGGAATTGAGTCAGAAGAACCCGGATTAATTTATTCAAGTTCAAACACAACTGTTAAAGAATTATTAGAAAAACATCCTGTTGACGCTATTATTGATTTTTCGTCTAATGAAGGTATTTATACATACGGCGAATTTGCAGCTCAGAAAAACGTTAAAATAATTTCAGCAATTTCACATTACGAAGAAAATGAATTAAAACTACTTGAAAAATTATCCAGTAAAACTACTGTATTCTGGTCGCCAAATATCACATTAGGAGTGAATTACTTATTATTTGCGGCCAAATTTTTAAAGAAAATAGCGCCCTGGGTTGATATTGAAGTAAATGAAGAGCATTTTAAAAAGAAACAGGGAACATCCGGAACTGCAGTTAAAATTGCTGAGGCCTTAGATATTGAAAAAGAAAATATTAACTCAGTAAGGGCAGGAGGAATCGTAGGTAAACATGAAGTTATCTTTGGGTTTCCATATCAAACGGTTCGTTTAATTCACGAATCTATTTCAAGAGAAGCTTTTGGAAATGGAGTTGTTTTTGTTGCCGAAAATTTAAAAGACAAGAAAAAAGGATTGTATAATTTTGAAGATATTTTATCGCCTTATTTTGCTTTGTAG
- a CDS encoding TonB-dependent siderophore receptor — MKYLYTILFLIISLYQLQSQTVNYKTKDSTAQDSVKMMKKNELQTVEIVGRSSRKYNSDYSFAATKTAALNKDIPQSISTITKELIADKGAFYLGDAVKMASGVIPASYYNQYTIRGISQNEEGQIINGMRTRQYYFLQPLTSNIERVEVIKGPSSATFSSVDPGGSINMVTKKPLAIDRKEISMSVGSFSTLRGTLDFTGPLNESKTLLYRVNGAYQQAKSFRDLVNNKSFLISPSFSYIPNEKTAINTELILSDMTGNLDRGQPIFGAVAGKTSLSKTPISLNLGAPSDYFKSKEMILMTNFAHKFNSKIGFNASYMKQTWAEDLQEHRTTNAFAVDMNNQPVTSLAMMQFVQRQQNWDIDNLSAYFNFDFKTGKLNHKLLTGYDLSSWNKNKGGGQNAARGYLLKDGTVASSFVLANASNYQTTTIDGVVLPKPNVNYFNLNNPTYRLTSPEDYILNVRTALPSALTTTNAIYIQDQVQWEKFTFLLGLRNEWFEDITNYETNNELKVKKSALLPRIGITYAVNSAINVYTTYLEGYQPQSNTVTLMPQTGSLPAGSLFDPLESDLKEVGIKTTFWNNSMSFNAAIYEINQRNILMNANDPANPDLLVTRGAERSRGFECDLAGYITPDWQINASYSYIDAEITKDSNPALIGARKQNTPKNSANLWTRYNFSSDSALKDLGIGVGMQYQSSKIPWFTRDFTIPDFTIFDAALFYKPSKSNVQIAVNAGNLLNKTYWLGAQNYLRLFPGSPRNVSLTVTYRF, encoded by the coding sequence ATGAAATATTTATATACCATTCTATTTTTAATCATCAGCTTATATCAATTACAATCTCAAACAGTTAATTACAAAACAAAAGATAGTACTGCTCAGGATTCAGTAAAAATGATGAAAAAAAACGAATTACAAACTGTAGAAATTGTGGGACGATCTTCCAGAAAATACAACAGTGATTATTCGTTTGCTGCGACAAAAACAGCCGCTTTAAACAAAGATATTCCGCAGTCTATTTCGACTATAACCAAAGAATTAATTGCTGATAAAGGTGCTTTCTACTTAGGCGATGCTGTAAAAATGGCAAGCGGCGTAATTCCCGCAAGTTATTACAACCAATATACCATTCGCGGAATTAGCCAAAATGAAGAAGGACAGATCATTAACGGAATGCGTACACGTCAGTATTATTTTCTGCAGCCTTTAACGAGTAATATCGAACGTGTTGAAGTGATCAAAGGTCCGTCGAGTGCGACATTTTCTTCTGTTGATCCCGGCGGAAGCATCAATATGGTAACCAAAAAACCTCTGGCAATTGACCGAAAAGAAATCAGTATGAGCGTAGGCAGTTTTAGTACTTTGCGCGGAACTCTTGATTTTACAGGCCCGTTAAACGAATCTAAAACACTTTTATATCGTGTAAACGGTGCTTATCAGCAGGCAAAATCATTTCGGGATTTAGTTAACAATAAGTCGTTTTTGATCTCGCCGTCTTTCAGTTATATTCCAAATGAAAAAACGGCAATTAATACCGAATTAATTCTAAGCGACATGACCGGAAATTTAGATCGCGGACAGCCTATTTTTGGTGCCGTTGCCGGAAAAACAAGTCTTAGCAAAACACCGATAAGTTTAAATCTGGGTGCGCCAAGTGATTATTTTAAGTCAAAAGAAATGATTTTGATGACGAATTTTGCGCATAAATTCAATTCAAAAATAGGTTTTAATGCTTCGTACATGAAACAAACCTGGGCAGAAGATCTTCAGGAACACCGAACTACAAATGCTTTTGCCGTTGATATGAACAATCAGCCTGTTACCAGTCTAGCCATGATGCAGTTTGTACAGCGTCAGCAAAACTGGGATATCGACAATTTGAGTGCTTATTTTAATTTTGATTTTAAAACCGGAAAACTCAATCATAAATTGTTAACAGGTTATGATTTAAGCAGCTGGAACAAAAACAAAGGCGGCGGACAAAACGCTGCGAGAGGTTATCTTTTAAAAGATGGCACTGTTGCCAGTTCTTTTGTTTTGGCCAATGCCTCAAATTACCAAACTACTACTATTGACGGAGTTGTGCTTCCAAAACCTAATGTCAATTATTTTAATTTGAACAATCCGACTTACAGGTTAACAAGTCCTGAAGATTATATTTTGAATGTGCGCACTGCCCTTCCATCGGCATTAACAACTACCAATGCCATTTATATTCAGGATCAGGTTCAATGGGAAAAATTTACTTTTTTGTTGGGATTGCGAAATGAATGGTTTGAAGATATTACGAACTACGAAACCAATAACGAACTCAAAGTCAAAAAATCAGCTTTGCTGCCAAGAATCGGAATTACTTATGCGGTAAATAGCGCCATAAATGTATACACCACTTATCTAGAAGGGTATCAGCCGCAATCGAACACGGTCACTTTGATGCCTCAAACAGGTTCGTTACCTGCCGGAAGTTTATTTGACCCGCTTGAAAGTGATTTGAAAGAAGTGGGAATCAAAACTACTTTTTGGAACAATTCAATGAGTTTTAATGCAGCGATTTACGAAATCAACCAGCGCAATATTTTAATGAATGCCAATGATCCTGCAAATCCTGATTTGCTCGTAACAAGAGGTGCTGAACGAAGTCGTGGTTTTGAATGCGATTTGGCTGGTTACATTACTCCAGACTGGCAGATTAATGCATCGTATAGTTACATTGATGCCGAAATTACAAAAGACAGCAATCCGGCTTTAATTGGAGCCAGAAAACAAAATACGCCAAAAAACAGCGCCAATTTATGGACACGTTACAACTTTTCTTCAGATTCGGCTTTGAAAGATTTAGGAATTGGAGTTGGAATGCAGTATCAAAGCAGTAAAATTCCTTGGTTTACAAGAGATTTTACGATTCCTGATTTTACCATTTTTGATGCAGCATTGTTTTACAAACCTAGCAAAAGCAATGTACAGATTGCTGTAAATGCGGGCAATTTGTTAAACAAAACCTATTGGCTCGGCGCACAGAATTATTTGCGTTTATTTCCGGGAAGTCCAAGAAATGTAAGCCTTACCGTAACTTATAGATTCTAA